In Trifolium pratense cultivar HEN17-A07 linkage group LG7, ARS_RC_1.1, whole genome shotgun sequence, a genomic segment contains:
- the LOC123896832 gene encoding uncharacterized protein LOC123896832 isoform X1 — protein sequence MSTECDSSSLFGVIRPPPPPPENLEERGKRPKSEPEEKQKPKWKPREKAAWELKALKDLTLSDFSMYDEDVEPFMFGCDKFVYKNKAMINQEKEIKDAMADHVKRSRNLSPFDAITPPKVTTKFGICWPAVPLDMTDDLRLELTPLCNAALDKFNADNQDTNYVFVDVVKTTWRPGGVYYITFQAQNDSPNCPVDTFQARVVKMRTGPHAVTSCSIKI from the exons ATGTCGACGGAATGCGATTCCTCTTCTTTGTTCGGCGTTATCCGtcctcctcctccacctccGGAAAACCTTGAAGAAAGAGGGAAGCGCCCAAAATCGGAACCAGAAGAGAAGCAGAAACCTAAATGGAAGCCTAGAGAAAAAGCGGCTTGGGAATTGAAAGCATTAAAAGATCTCACGTTAAGTGATTTCTCCATGTATGATGAAGATGTTGAGCCATTTATGTTTGGTTGTGATAAATTTGTGTATAAGAATAAGGCAATGATTAACCAAGAGAAGGAGATTAAAGATGCTATGGCTGATCATGTAAAGCGATCTCGCAACCTATCT CCCTTCGATGCTATCACCCCTCCAAAAGTAACAACTAAATTCGGAATATGCTGGCCTGCAGTACCGCTTGACATGACTGATGATCTTCGCCTTGAACTCACTCCGCTATGCAATGCTGCTTTAGACAAGTTCAATGCTGATAATCAG GATAcaaattatgtttttgttgatgttgtcaAGACAACATGGAGACCTGGTGGTGTCTATTACATTACCTTTCAAGCACAAAATGATTCTCCCAACTGCCCTGTAGACACTTTCCAGGCAAGGGTAGTAAAAATGAGGACTGGGCCACATGCAGTCACGTCGTGTTCCATTAAAATCTAG
- the LOC123896832 gene encoding uncharacterized protein LOC123896832 isoform X2 has product MSTECDSSSLFGVIRPPPPPPENLEERGKRPKSEPEEKQKPKWKPREKAAWELKALKDLTLSDFSMYDEDVEPFMFGCDKFVYKNKAMINQEKEIKDAMADHVKRSRNLSPFDAITPPKVTTKFGICWPAVPLDMTDDLRLELTPLCNAALDKFNADNQDTNYVFVDVVKTTWRPGGVYYITFQAQNDSPNCPVDTFQARVVKMRTGPHAVTSCSIKI; this is encoded by the exons ATGTCGACGGAATGCGATTCCTCTTCTTTGTTCGGCGTTATCCGtcctcctcctccacctccGGAAAACCTTGAAGAAAGAGGGAAGCGCCCAAAATCGGAACCAGAAGAGAAGCAGAAACCTAAATGGAAGCCTAGAGAAAAAGCGGCTTGGGAATTGAAAGCATTAAAAGATCTCACGTTAAGTGATTTCTCCATGTATGATGAAGATGTTGAGCCATTTATGTTTGGTTGTGATAAATTTGTGTATAAGAATAAGGCAATGATTAACCAAGAGAAGGAGATTAAAGATGCTATGGCTGATCATGTAAAGCGATCTCGCAACCTATCT CCCTTCGATGCTATCACCCCTCCAAAAGTAACAACTAAATTCGGAATATGCTGGCCTGCAGTACCGCTTGACATGACTGATGATCTTCGCCTTGAACTCACTCCGCTATGCAATGCTGCTTTAGACAAGTTCAATGCTGATAATCAG GATAcaaattatgtttttgttgatgttgtcaAGACAACATGGAGACCTGGTGGTGTCTATTACATTACCTTTCAAGCACAAAATGATTCTCCCAACTGCCCTGTAGACACTTTCCAGGCAAGGGTAGTAAAAATGAGGACTGGGCCAC ATGCAGTCACGTCGTGTTCCATTAAAATCTAG
- the LOC123896832 gene encoding uncharacterized protein LOC123896832 isoform X3: protein MSTECDSSSLFGVIRPPPPPPENLEERGKRPKSEPEEKQKPKWKPREKAAWELKALKDLTLSDFSMYDEDVEPFMFGCDKFVYKNKAMINQEKEIKDAMADHVKRSRNLSPFDAIAPPKVTTKFGICWPAVPLDMTDDRRLRLTPLCQAALDKFNADNQDTNYVFVDVVKTTWRPGGVYYITFQAQNDSPNCPVDTFQARVVKMRTGPHAVTSCSIKI from the exons ATGTCGACGGAATGCGATTCCTCTTCTTTGTTCGGCGTTATCCGtcctcctcctccacctccGGAAAACCTTGAAGAAAGAGGGAAGCGCCCAAAATCGGAACCAGAAGAGAAGCAGAAACCTAAATGGAAGCCTAGAGAAAAAGCGGCTTGGGAATTGAAAGCATTAAAAGATCTCACGTTAAGTGATTTCTCCATGTATGATGAAGATGTTGAGCCATTTATGTTTGGTTGTGATAAATTTGTGTATAAGAATAAGGCAATGATTAACCAAGAGAAGGAGATTAAAGATGCTATGGCTGATCATGTAAAGCGATCTCGCAACCTATCT CCCTTCGATGCTATCGCCCCTCCAAAAGTAACAACAAAATTCGGAATATGCTGGCCTGCAGTACCGCTTGACATGACTGATGATCGTCGCCTGAGACTCACTCCGCTCTGCCAGGCTGCCTTAGACAAGTTCAATGCTGATAATCAG GATAcaaattatgtttttgttgatgttgtcaAGACAACATGGAGACCTGGTGGTGTCTATTACATTACCTTTCAAGCACAAAATGATTCTCCCAACTGCCCTGTAGACACTTTCCAGGCAAGGGTAGTAAAAATGAGGACTGGGCCACATGCAGTCACGTCGTGTTCCATTAAAATCTAG
- the LOC123896830 gene encoding uncharacterized protein LOC123896830, producing MSTECDTSSLFGVIRPPPPPPENLEERGKRPKSEPEPKPEEKQKPKWKPREKAAWELKALKDLTLSDFSMYDEDVEPFMFGCDKFVYKNKAMINQEKEIKDAMADHVKRSRNLSPFDAITPPKVTTKFGICWPAVPLDMTDDRRLRLTPLCKAALDKFNADNQDTNYVFVDVVKTTWRPGGVYYITFQAQNDSPNCPVDTFQARVVKMRTGPHAVTSCSIKI from the exons ATGTCGACGGAATGCGATACCTCTTCTTTGTTCGGCGTTATCCGtcctcctcctccacctccGGAAAACCTTGAAGAAAGAGGGAAGCGCCCAAAATCGGAACCGGAACCAAAACCAGAAGAGAAGCAGAAACCTAAATGGAAACCTAGAGAGAAAGCGGCTTGGGAACTGAAAGCATTAAAAGATCTTACGTTGAGTGATTTCTCCATGTATGATGAAGATGTTGAGCCATTTATGTTTGGTTGTGATAAATTTGTGTATAAGAATAAGGCAATGATTAACCAAGAGAAGGAGATTAAAGATGCTATGGCTGATCATGTAAAGCGATCTCGCAACCTATCT CCCTTCGATGCTATCACCCCTCCAAAAGTAACAACAAAATTCGGAATATGCTGGCCTGCAGTACCGCTTGACATGACTGATGATCGTCGACTGAGACTCACTCCGCTCTGCAAGGCTGCCTTAGACAAGTTCAATGCTGATAATCAG GATAcaaattatgtttttgttgatgttgtcaAGACAACATGGAGACCTGGTGGTGTCTATTACATTACCTTTCAAGCACAAAATGATTCTCCCAACTGCCCTGTAGACACTTTCCAGGCAAGGGTAGTAAAAATGAGGACTGGGCCACATGCAGTCACGTCGTGTTCCATTAAAATCTAG
- the LOC123896831 gene encoding uncharacterized protein LOC123896831, whose translation MSTECDTSSLFGVIRPPPPPPPENLEERGKRPKSEPEEKQKPKWKPREKASWELKALKDLTLSDFSMYDEDVKPFYFDCDKFVYKNKAMINKEKEIKDAMSDHVKRSRNLSPFDAIAPPKVTTKFGICWPAVPLNMTDDLRLELTPLCNAALDKFNADNQDTNYVFVDVVKTTWRPGGVYYITFQAQKDSPNCPADTFQARVVDKRTGPHAVTSCSIKI comes from the exons atGTCGACGGAATGCGATACCTCTTCTTTGTTCGGCGTCATCcgtcctcctcctcctcctcctccggAAAACCTTGAAGAAAGAGGGAAGCGTCCAAAATCGGAACCAGAAGAGAAGCAGAAACCTAAATGGAAGCCTAGAGAAAAAGCGTCTTGGGAATTGAAAGCATTAAAAGATCTCACGTTGAGTGATTTCTCCATGTATGATGAAGATGTTAAGCCATTTTATTTTGATTGTGATAAATTTGTGTATAAGAATAAGGCAATGATCAACAAAGAGAAGGAGATTAAAGATGCTATGTCTGATCATGTAAAGCGATCTCGCAACCTATCT CCCTTCGATGCTATCGCCCCTCCAAAAGTAACAACAAAATTCGGAATATGCTGGCCTGCAGTACCGCTTAACATGACTGATGATCTTCGCCTTGAACTCACTCCGCTATGCAATGCTGCTTTAGACAAGTTCAATGCTGATAATCAG GATAcaaattatgtttttgttgatgttgtcaAGACAACATGGAGACCTGGTGGTGTCTATTACATTACCTTTCAAGCACAAAAAGATTCTCCCAACTGCCCTGCAGACACTTTCCAGGCAAGGGTAGTAGACAAGAGGACTGGGCCACATGCAGTCACGTCGTGTTCCATTAAAATCTAG